In Juglans microcarpa x Juglans regia isolate MS1-56 chromosome 7D, Jm3101_v1.0, whole genome shotgun sequence, the following are encoded in one genomic region:
- the LOC121238951 gene encoding RNA-directed DNA methylation 4, which translates to MASIGESSSAPPNSTDDKPVIVRVKRKASQSPLDAFWLEINERPLKRPLLDFENLSISDSSGKEELKTQKVLLQHVETISSSEAIIDVVQSFVEPSSADASIGNTKGEQRRHTFKKEHERQDRLLSKARHEQEVLAKNARFEQVWRSRRGNKEAMHDKALDGMCRFYDVVRVDGEERSNKVELEEDMSLEDRKLLSSYLPLLREFIPSAASQIESDLHACMSNQDDYEYDFYTVRDDMDIVKEDASNPFPLVQVDEEDFYDGPDESDYETDDSNAEDNPLNDYPDEISEGEEEEVEADSEASENESEECESESGSTTSLESDELDHRGISDDAELLCDKEIYDRDDLECDGDDDDNEDGHDGEDWRWSYR; encoded by the exons ATGGCGAGCATCGGCGAAAGCTCCAGTGCTCCGCCAAACTCCACGGACGACAAGCCGGTCATCGTTAGGGTTAAGCGCAAAGCTTCTCAGTCTCCCCTCGACGCTTTCT GGCTTGAAATCAATGAGAGGCCGCTGAAGCGTCCgttattggattttgagaatcTATCAATCTCCGATTCATCTGGGAAAG AGGAATTAAAGACTCAGAAGGTTCTGCTACAGCATGTGGAGACAATAAGCAGCTCTGAGGCGATCATTGATGTTGTCCAGTCATTTGTG GAGCCTAGTTCTGCTGATGCATCTATAGGTAACACAAAGGGTGAGCAACGACGGCACACTTTTAAGAAGGAACAT GAAAGACAAGACCGGCTGTTGTCTAAAGCTAGACATGAACAGGAg GTCTTAGCAAAAAATGCTCGCTTTGAACAAGTATGGAGAAGCAGAAGAGGAAACAAAGAGGCAATGCATGATAAAGCATTAGATGGAATGTGTCGGTTTTATGATGTTGTCCGTGTTGATGGTGAGGAAAGATCCAATAAGGTGGAACTGGAGGA GGACATGTCTTTGGAGGATCGTAAGCTTTTGTCTAGTTATCTGCCCCTCCTAAGGGAGTTCATTCCATCGGCCGCTTCACAGATTGAATCTGACTTGCATGCTTGCATGTCAAATCAAG ATGATTACGAATATGACTTTTACACAGTAAGGGATGACATGGACATAGTGAAGGAAGATGCTTCAAACCCATTTCCTCT TGTGCAAGTTGATGAAGAGGATTTTTACGATGGGCCCGACGAATCAGATTACGAGACAGACGATTCAAATG CTGAAGATAATCCTTTAAATGATTATCCAGATGAGATATCTGaaggggaggaggaggaagtAGAAGCGGATAGTGAAGCCTCCGAGAATGAGTCAGAAGAATGTGAAAGTGAGAGTGGAAGTACTACTTCTTTAGAATCTGATGAATTAGACCACCGTGGCATATCAGATGATGCAGAACTATTATGCGACAAGGAGATTTACGATCGCGATGATTTGGAAtgtgatggtgatgatgatgataatgaggaTGGTCATGATGGTGAAGATTGGAGATGGTCTTATCGATGA